A stretch of the Malus sylvestris chromosome 10, drMalSylv7.2, whole genome shotgun sequence genome encodes the following:
- the LOC126584663 gene encoding probable carboxylesterase 12, giving the protein MTNEVAHDLSPLIKTYKDGRVERLLGTSTVPPSTPQIGVQSKDVVISQEPPISARLYLPKSATNSTDKLPLLVYFHGGGFCVESAFSPTYHNYLNSLVSEANVVAVSVEYRLAPEHPLPAAYDDSWDAVKWVASHFDGNGFEDWLNHYADCHRVFFAGDSAGANIAHNLASKLGSEGLDGVKLFRLVLIHPYFWGTEPVGGELTTPEATREFMAGMWRFVHPSTSGSDDLLINPCKDPKLAELGCEKVLIFAAEKDGLKDRAWHYGETLRKCGWSGAVEVIESKGEEHVFHLFKPTCENAVAMKKKISSFLN; this is encoded by the coding sequence ATGACAAACGAAGTAGCCCATGATCTCTCTCCACTCATCAAAACATACAAAGATGGTCGAGTCGAGAGACTCTTAGGCACATCCACAGTCCCTCCATCAACGCCCCAAATCGGTGTCCAATCCAAGGACGTCGTGATCTCACAAGAACCACCCATATCCGCAAGGCTTTACCTCCCAAAATCCGCCACCAACTCAACCGACAAGCTCCCTCTTCTCGTTTACTTCCATGGAGGGGGGTTCTGTGTGGAAAGCGCCTTTTCTCCCACATATCACAACTACCTCAACTCCTTAGTATCCGAGGCCAATGTTGTTGCTGTCTCTGTTGAATATAGGCTTGCCCCAGAGCACCCCCTTCCGGCTGCTTACGATGATTCATGGGATGCTGTTAAATGGGTTGCTTCTCATTTTGATGGGAACGGCTTTGAAGATTGGCTAAATCACTACGCGGATTGTCATCGCGTGTTCTTCGCTGGCGACAGCGCTGGGGCTAATATAGCACACAACCTGGCTTCGAAATTAGGGTCCGAGGGGTTGGATGGTGTTAAGCTCTTTAGGCTTGTATTGATACATCCATACTTTTGGGGGACAGAACCAGTCGGGGGAGAGTTAACTACCCCAGAAGCTACAAGAGAGTTTATGGCTGGTATGTGGCGTTTTGTGCACCCTTCGACTAGTGGATCCGATGACCTGCTTATAAACCCATGTAAGGATCCGAAACTGGCGGAGTTGGGTTGTGAGAAAGTGTTGATTTTTGCTGCTGAGAAAGATGGGTTGAAAGATAGGGCATGGCATTATGGTGAGACACTGAGAAAGTGTGGGTGGAGTGGGGCTGTGGAGGTGATAGAATCAAAGGGGGAGGAGCATGTCTTTCATTTGTTCAAACCCACTTGTGAGAATGCTGTGGCCATGAAGAAAAAGATTTCTTCTTTCTTGAATtag